The segment atatttttaggtcaTGAAAGTTAGGACTCTCActgcttattataaatttcatcgaCTGTCTTAGCTACGCTTTGGAACTTGAAAAGTTATAggaaaaattcttataatcaCCGTGGCTTGTTATTTGGCTATATATAACTTGGTTTTTCTTTTAGAAGACGTTAcggaaaaatcaataaataggAATATCATGCATACAATACTTGCTAATCGATTACTATGTTTATAAGTCGCTTTTCCGTCACTGAAGCTATTTCATTGGATATTAGTATGACtgcatatagaaatatttctgAAATGAGAAGAATAGTGAGACGTCGTCGTGAAGTTGAATGTGGAAaactaatgaattaaatatataataaataagcaatCACAAAGTTTTTCTTCTCGAAGTTAGTTTGAACAGATGATAATGAGTTTTATTACAGAACAGCTACTTATTACACGGAGGGCTGTGAGGACGAAATCCGAAACATCTTACGATCAGACGCTGACTGGCTCGTCGGCGTCGCGGTTACGTGTTTCTGGTTTGaggttaaacaaaaaacacttATACAATTCCtttcaaacaaaaagtttGACGAAACCTCTGAAACTATAAGTCTCTTTCCTTAATGTTCCAGGCCGCGGGAATGCTTCTGGCCATGTGGGTCGCCAACAACGCCAGGGACGCCGTGCAAGTCTTCAAGGGCGCTCCTAGATTTTAGTTTAGTTTGccttgtttcattttatttttaaataggaacaataaattatacagtCATCAATACAATGAAATGAGTCTTTATTTTTGCGATctcaatttttcaaattttatcaacTGAAATCTATAAGtatgaaatatcaaattgcctggttttttttcttcttttctaGCAAAATAAAGTGATGTCGATGAGTTAAATAGTGATTACCTTCCTAATGATAACCTTCGCTGGTGGCGGTGAGTTTAGGCAGGGTGTTCACTGTCATGAGATTTAACTATACTCCTCATGTTAGAGAATAGCTTAAGCGTAACTGTGTAACGCtgcaatgttttgttttatcgaAGGTCCTCAGTTCTTGCACAATACCAATCAGCGTGTGCAATACAAAGACATCGcagacaataatttttatatatagcattATTAGAGCAGAGCAAATTGAACTTTAAATTGGGAAACATAGAGTGAAAAGTTCATCACATGGGCAGGATCCTAACATGAAACATCGCTTCGCTTGCTTGTGGAGGTCAAGTATAGGCTAGCAAACGATAAGTCTTCTTAATTGTATATTCTATGAGATCTCAACAAATTCTCTGTCtctactattttatatttataaaactatctgGTGTAAGTGATGTCTCTGGGTTTGATATATCCATGCCATATGGGCCTAAGTCTTAGTTTGTTATCAGTGTTCTTATAGATAGCCTTacttagaataaaaaacaattttgatttACCAATACAGTAAACAGGTTATTTTTAGACATAAGTGACAGTTATCACACCtatgtacatacatgtatatttaaaattcataccAAATTTTTAACTAGTATTGaatcaataactttaatttttttattttttaggcGTCATTAACTTTACTATATAATTACCTATAGTTAATgctatataataatcaaaaagtgtttatgtatttgacaataaatcaatataggAATTAAGAGGTCGAAGTGGCTTAGagaaaagttaattatttacgCTATGAATATTGCATTGAGCGAtcgatgataatttttattacggtTCGTCAATCCAATATGGAACGTATTAAAAGTCATACAGagtttataatcatatatcaACTCGATTGGAACAAAGACGTCCGTGACAAATGGAAAGAGGATATGCCTTTTCCCACgatctaaatataattataacaaagaaaactCGAGAGGGCGGAGGTTGACATGAAAACGGAGACTCGGGGcgattaaattaacaaaacacaaataatacaaagttCTATACAAATACGTGATACATCGTTAGCACGCAGTTTAAACGGTAAAATGGGTAAtaccagaaatataaaaagaaacacgAAGCACGCTCTGCCTATCACACCATCGCGGCCATAACGAGCAGTCGAGTGCATGGTCGATACAGTCATGGGTCATTTGCCGCCCACACGCTGATGTTGACGGACCTTTCACTATGAAACCCAAAAGCATTAGATGCATGAAGTTCTTTCTCGCGctctttaacataatattcattGTGAGTCCGATTGATGTTTCCATGATGTATTGATCGCGATAGTTGGCTTAGGTTTTTAATCCCAGCACTAACTCGCTAAATCATTGTTATCGATAATTCTTTAGGAATTTTTAATagagttttaaatatcatacaatttttacaCAATGTGTATTGCTGTGCTGGATTTAAAGCTAACAAATTTCTGTGCAGTTGTTCGGACTGGTCCTGATGGCGATATGTGTGATCAATATGCGTGATCGCGCTCACCGCGAACAGCCGTCCTCACTGTCCCGGGGAGTGCTGTCTTTTATCCTTACCCTGGGATTTGGGCTGATCGTCACAGCTGTGCTAGGCTGCATTGGCTCATTAAGAGAAAATGTCAAGATTCTATACGTGGTATGTTATTAAGGTGCCAGTGTATTTATGTCTGATGATAGCAGAATTATCgaatagttaatttttatagaccTATATTGGGAGTACCGAGTTAGGGGGTCTTATAATTACGTATAAGATTAAggtttccttaaaaaaaatacgttgaAGATCTTTGTGGTACATATTTTACTCCTTcttaacatacatatttatgagtGATAGGTgaggaatttataataaatttttagatatCTTTTACTGCagttatgttatttaagaaaataaaggtTTAGTGGATGAATTTACTTCTTACATGCATTCCCAAACCTGCTTCCAGCACTCCTGTTTCCTCATGTTCCTGTTATCGGTAGAGGTGATGGTCGGAGTGGGGAGTGCCGTCATAAACGCCTGGGTCGGAGGAGGCAGTGAACTCAGACTGCAGTTCTATAAGAACATCACAGTCGATGATGAAGGACCTAACCAGCAGGCGTTCTGGGACAAATTACAGTCTGAAGTAacaatttctaataataaacagtttgtttctattattaataagaagaCATCGCAGATATTGCAACGAATGATGCCTTTTTGtccaattaattgaaatatacgaAAAATTACAGGAATCGAAATGAAGGATAAAGtaaacgatatatatatattttttatcagaaCCAATGCTGCGGCGTGGACGGCCCCCAAGACTATGCCATCTTACAACGAGATATCCCCGCGTCTTGTTGCGCACGCGCTCACCCCTTACGAGAAGGCGGTGCGAGAAGACATCTACACTCTACCTGTATCACCGAAAGATCATACTACGTGAGAGGCTGCGAGGAAGTGCTGCGACAAAAGAAGGCATTCAAgggaaacatttttattacaactggAATTATTTTCACTCTATTGGAGGTTGGTTACGTTATTTACTAAGATACATTAACTCAGTGAcatgttacattaaattagTCTTTATTTCGGTATTTATTAGtagaaatttaagtttttattaatatatactttggAATCGGGACTACAGAAggtgaagtaataaaaatatagcctTATGCAccataatatagaataatttgaatatttatttcagatcGTATGCATCATTCTGTCTCTGTGGATGGCTCGCGTTGTCAGGCAGGAACGTCGAAAACTTCAACAGAACTTACAAGCTCATTTCGAGAcataaacctaacctaacgtGTTCAAGAAAGCGCACTCACGTGACAGTTATACAGATAATGTAGCGACAATGTTTATCAAATGATTACCACAAGAAAAAACCATCGCAACTCATTGAAGACTTTCTGCATGCACATTGGAATTTTCACTTTTagcacattttattattagacaaTTCAAACGTAAGGAAACGTCAAATTAGCTGATAGCTGTGATAAactgtagttataaaattaaagaggtCTCGGacctaaaaacaaaatgtatattcgATTAGCGGGTTCTAAAATTCCGCCATGTTTTATTTCGTAGTTCAATAGGCGAATGTTTTAACAGCTGTGCATTTGGGACCAacgttgtaaaaaatatttaatatgcttTCTCTATCATTACTATCTGAGTTAGGCCGCACTATATTTGAGGTTGTAAGCATTCAAATTGTTACAATTAATTGTCTaatgcttatttattttagggaTAACATGAcacctaaataattttttcaatatacctACCAGTTGAAGTAAAAACAGTTATTAGTCTGGtatcattattcatataatgcAGGgactttttttcatatatttacttattatataatttatttaatatgtaattattcaCAGAGATTTCTTTAAAGTGtgcgaatttttaaattataaaacagtttataaGATATAACTCTCGCCTTTAAGACATCTCTAAGTTAACTGATCTCATTATATTGTGAaccactttaaatattttctaagaatGTAGACTTTGtgagatttaataattttgatacttgtttgttaaatattttattaggatgcattgaaagattttttttcctttaatttatttcgttaatGTGACCAATTAAACTAGCTACGACAAACTACAAATAGATTTAAGGAGTTGTTGTTAAGTTGTTCTTCTCATAAATGTTTCACAAACTCACTGATATTAATtgccaatataaatttatactttttcacGAATAAACTCTATGTCTTTCAATTGTTTatcttatttacaaaacataaaatgtgGGATAGTTTTATACAACTTCAAtgcaaatgaaaattttcttgGATTTCAGTCATACTCGTAAGAATAAactatttcatacaaattttctATGCTGCGTATTAAAATTgagtttttattcttaaagcAAAAGAAAATAGGAtaaggtataacagccaatcTCTCtgcaacctgctaaaagacttgggtctgccaagaactaacatctgTTCAATCTTGGAACGTACGTCGAAGCCAgctctagtaggttcgtttcaaatatggttaggtagagagaggagcttggacagcgGAGATGAgagtttaacgcgcgttagataggggtcCCCTAAACCtgcacctgggtcgcaagtacCAGGCACTTATGAAGCTCCTCTGCCTGCAACGCGATgtacccggcacccgcacggtgaatccaagGAATGCTTGGAAGTTTCGTCTCttcaattacatattttgataaaacaattaaatgcttaaagctttttaaaatagaatacaaTATAACTGAAAGCCAAAAATTTTTATCGAAGTCATAAATGCCGTGGGATGGAAATCTGTGAGAATATAAGTCAGCAGGTGACAGACGAGCGAATTCTTTTCAAGTGTCTTTCACTTACCCCTACTCATTGCTGTTGTAATGCGACACGCGATAGATGGATGAAAAAAGTTAAGGCTATGTAATATGAGAAACTAAATAGTTTACCGTAGCGGCTTTC is part of the Danaus plexippus chromosome 9 unlocalized genomic scaffold, MEX_DaPlex mxdp_26, whole genome shotgun sequence genome and harbors:
- the LOC116767344 gene encoding 23 kDa integral membrane protein-like, giving the protein MKPKSIRCMKFFLALFNIIFILFGLVLMAICVINMRDRAHREQPSSLSRGVLSFILTLGFGLIVTAVLGCIGSLRENVKILYVHSCFLMFLLSVEVMVGVGSAVINAWVGGGSELRLQFYKNITVDDEGPNQQAFWDKLQSENQCCGVDGPQDYAILQRDIPASCCARAHPLREGGARRHLHSTCITERSYYVRGCEEVLRQKKAFKGNIFITTGIIFTLLEIVCIILSLWMARVVRQERRKLQQNLQAHFET